Proteins encoded within one genomic window of Amycolatopsis sp. 2-15:
- a CDS encoding NAD(P)/FAD-dependent oxidoreductase — protein MKSVAIVGASLAGARAAQELRAQGFDGRVVLVGAEPHLPYDRPPLSKAFLAGTAERESLDLLDAEDTASLELRLGTRAERLDAAGGRLVLSDGADLTVDGVVLATGGRARTLPGTAGVSGVHVLRTLDDALALRAELVPGVRVVIVGAGFIGAEVASTCRSLGLDVTVLETLATPLERVLGPRLAEVCSRLHDRHGTVLRCGAAVDELVTAGGRVTGVRLVGGEELPADVVVVGIGMVPATEWLAGSGLEVSNGVHVSSGLVTALPNVVAVGDVAAYTSEKGGRRHRHEHWTNASEQAGVAVANLLAGATTRHYAPSGYVWSDQYEGTLQLAGHPERGDEVVFTEGGPDAPAFVATYQRDGVTVGIFALNSAKQFTRLRRQALRRPAPVA, from the coding sequence GTGAAGAGCGTCGCGATCGTCGGCGCTTCGCTCGCCGGGGCGCGAGCCGCCCAGGAGCTGCGCGCGCAGGGGTTCGACGGCCGCGTCGTGCTCGTCGGGGCCGAACCTCACCTGCCGTACGATCGGCCGCCGCTGTCGAAGGCCTTCCTCGCCGGCACCGCCGAGCGCGAGTCGCTGGACCTCCTCGACGCCGAGGACACCGCGTCGCTGGAGCTGCGGCTGGGCACCCGGGCCGAACGGCTCGACGCCGCCGGCGGCCGGCTGGTGCTCTCCGACGGCGCCGACCTGACGGTGGACGGCGTCGTGCTCGCCACCGGCGGGCGCGCGCGGACGCTGCCCGGCACGGCTGGCGTCTCCGGGGTCCACGTGCTGCGGACGCTCGACGACGCACTGGCCCTGCGCGCGGAGCTGGTGCCGGGTGTGCGGGTGGTGATCGTGGGCGCCGGATTCATCGGGGCGGAGGTCGCTTCGACCTGCCGCTCGCTCGGTCTCGACGTCACCGTGCTCGAAACGCTGGCCACGCCGCTCGAACGCGTGCTGGGACCCCGGCTGGCCGAGGTGTGCTCGCGGCTGCACGACCGCCACGGCACGGTCCTGCGCTGCGGCGCCGCCGTCGACGAGCTCGTGACCGCGGGCGGGCGCGTGACCGGCGTCCGGCTCGTGGGCGGCGAGGAGCTGCCGGCCGACGTGGTCGTCGTCGGGATCGGCATGGTGCCCGCGACCGAGTGGCTGGCCGGTTCAGGCCTGGAGGTGAGCAACGGCGTGCACGTCTCGAGCGGCCTCGTCACCGCGTTGCCCAACGTGGTCGCGGTCGGCGACGTCGCCGCCTACACCTCGGAAAAAGGCGGACGGCGGCACCGGCACGAGCACTGGACCAACGCGAGCGAGCAAGCGGGCGTCGCCGTCGCGAACCTGCTCGCCGGCGCCACCACGCGGCACTACGCGCCGAGCGGCTACGTCTGGTCGGACCAGTACGAGGGGACCCTGCAGCTCGCCGGGCACCCCGAGCGCGGCGACGAGGTCGTGTTCACCGAGGGCGGACCCGACGCTCCCGCGTTCGTGGCGACCTACCAGCGCGACGGAGTGACGGTCGGGATCTTCGCACTCAACAGTGCCAAGCAGTTCACCCGGTTGCGGCGCCAGGCCTTGCGGCGGCCCGCCCCCGTGGCCTGA
- a CDS encoding LysR family transcriptional regulator: MERRQLQYFLAVVDHGGFTNAARRLHVAQPSLSHAVRTLEKELGGLLFHRLPHGATLTPAGTALVAPARQILRDLRTADASVREVLGLGGGTLDLASQTTLAVDPLAKLLGRFRAAHPKVLVRVRAPETGSDVVNRVRNGQSEVGLVESGAETPGLAGLDLAEQEVFAVLPADSPVRLVLPVTELATLDLVTTPPGTATRWIVEEALRGTAEPRVVVETEHRAMIVPLVLAGAGAALLPRAMADDARRLGAVTVPLDPPLLRRGRMVWRAGPLSPAAERFLALACGTP, translated from the coding sequence ATGGAACGCCGCCAGCTTCAGTATTTCCTCGCCGTCGTCGATCACGGCGGCTTCACCAACGCGGCCCGACGGCTGCACGTCGCGCAGCCGTCGCTCTCGCACGCGGTGCGCACGCTGGAAAAGGAGCTCGGCGGGCTGCTGTTCCACCGCCTGCCCCACGGCGCCACGCTGACCCCGGCCGGCACGGCGCTCGTGGCCCCGGCCCGACAGATCCTGCGCGACCTGCGCACGGCCGACGCGTCCGTGCGCGAGGTCCTCGGGCTCGGCGGCGGGACGCTGGACCTCGCGTCGCAGACCACGCTCGCCGTCGACCCGCTCGCGAAGCTGCTCGGCCGGTTCCGCGCGGCGCACCCCAAGGTCCTCGTGCGGGTGCGGGCGCCGGAGACGGGCTCGGACGTGGTCAACCGGGTCCGAAATGGACAGAGCGAGGTGGGTCTCGTCGAGTCCGGTGCCGAAACGCCGGGGCTCGCCGGGCTCGACCTCGCCGAGCAGGAGGTGTTCGCCGTGCTGCCCGCGGACTCGCCGGTGCGCCTCGTGCTGCCGGTGACCGAACTGGCCACACTGGACCTGGTCACCACCCCGCCCGGCACGGCCACCCGGTGGATCGTCGAGGAAGCCCTGCGCGGCACGGCCGAGCCGCGCGTCGTCGTGGAGACCGAGCACCGCGCCATGATCGTGCCCCTCGTGCTGGCCGGGGCCGGCGCGGCGCTGCTCCCCCGCGCGATGGCCGACGACGCCCGCCGCCTGGGCGCGGTCACCGTACCGCTGGACCCGCCGTTGCTGCGGCGCGGCCGGATGGTCTGGCGCGCCGGGCCGCTCTCCCCCGCCGCGGAACGGTTCCTGGCCCTGGCCTGCGGGACCCCATAA
- a CDS encoding arylsulfatase, whose amino-acid sequence MSAFPAGRHILPRPDVPVPAPTALDVRERREQGTPIGPVPPPAGAPNVVIVLADDLGFGTSSAFGGPCAMPTADRLAAGGLRYTRFHVTALCSPTRQALLTGRNHHSVGMGGTTEMATSAPGYHGFRPRSAATLAQILQGNGYSTAAFGKWHQTPPREISAVGPFDRWPTGEGFDTFYGFMGAEMNHWYPLLYQGTTPVEPDRRPEDGYHLTEDLVDHAVDWVRTQRTLTPDRPFFTYLALGSAHAPLHVGREWRERYRGRFDHGWDRQRELTLARQKELGVVPGDTELAPWAEGVPRWAELDDTRQRLAARFMETFAGFVEHADTQVGRFVAALEELGALDNTLFLYLLGDNGASGEGGIEGTLVEHRLGHGLVDDPEEMIHHLDEIGDPGTYPIAPAGWALALNTPYQWTKQVASHLGGTRDGLIVHWPAGGAEAGGLRHQYGHVIDVLPTILDCAGIPAPHSVDGVQQQPIEGVSLRETITDAAAPERHHTQYYEMCGNRGIYHEGWTAVTRHGVPWEMVATKRRAFSDDVWELYDLTRDASQAHDLAAAHTAKLRELQDLFLVEAAKHQVFPLDDRVTERENPVLAGRLDLLGARTSVTYRGGMRRFTEETTPNVKNRSHVITADVDLPATPASGVVIAQGGRFGGWTLYFADGRPVYVYNYFGLEHFTAAATDPLAPGRHELRLEFTYDGGGPGLGGEAVLTADGEKLAAARVERTIAYYFSFDETLDVGVDLGTPVSDAYAAGTNAFTGLVHTVRIDLGPAAEVAESDGGLQRRIMGAQ is encoded by the coding sequence ATGTCCGCGTTCCCCGCCGGGCGCCACATACTGCCGCGCCCGGACGTCCCCGTGCCCGCGCCGACGGCACTCGACGTGCGCGAGCGACGCGAGCAGGGAACGCCGATCGGACCCGTGCCCCCGCCCGCGGGCGCGCCGAACGTCGTGATCGTGCTGGCCGACGACCTCGGCTTCGGCACATCGAGCGCGTTCGGCGGCCCGTGCGCCATGCCGACGGCCGACCGGCTCGCGGCCGGCGGACTGCGCTACACCCGCTTCCACGTCACAGCGCTGTGTTCACCCACGCGCCAAGCGCTGCTGACCGGGCGCAACCACCACTCCGTCGGCATGGGCGGCACCACGGAGATGGCGACTTCCGCGCCGGGTTACCACGGCTTCCGCCCGCGCAGCGCCGCGACGCTCGCGCAGATCCTGCAGGGCAACGGGTACAGCACCGCCGCGTTCGGCAAGTGGCACCAGACGCCGCCGCGCGAGATCAGCGCGGTCGGGCCCTTCGACCGGTGGCCGACCGGCGAAGGGTTCGACACCTTCTACGGGTTCATGGGGGCGGAGATGAACCACTGGTACCCGTTGCTGTACCAGGGAACCACGCCCGTCGAGCCGGACCGGCGGCCGGAGGACGGCTACCACCTGACCGAGGATCTCGTCGACCACGCCGTCGACTGGGTGCGCACGCAGCGCACGCTCACGCCCGACCGCCCGTTCTTCACCTACCTCGCCCTCGGCTCCGCCCACGCGCCGCTGCACGTCGGCCGCGAATGGCGCGAGCGGTACCGCGGCCGCTTCGACCACGGCTGGGACCGGCAACGGGAACTCACGCTGGCGCGGCAGAAAGAGCTCGGCGTGGTGCCCGGGGACACCGAACTCGCGCCGTGGGCCGAAGGCGTGCCGCGCTGGGCCGAGCTCGACGACACCCGGCAGCGGCTGGCGGCGCGGTTCATGGAGACGTTCGCCGGGTTCGTCGAGCACGCCGACACGCAGGTGGGCCGGTTCGTCGCCGCACTCGAAGAACTCGGTGCGCTCGACAACACGCTGTTCCTCTACCTGCTCGGCGACAACGGCGCGTCGGGCGAAGGCGGCATCGAAGGCACGCTCGTGGAACACCGGCTGGGCCACGGGCTCGTCGACGACCCGGAGGAGATGATCCACCACCTCGACGAGATCGGGGACCCCGGCACCTACCCGATCGCGCCGGCCGGCTGGGCACTCGCGCTGAACACGCCGTACCAGTGGACGAAACAGGTCGCCTCGCACCTCGGCGGCACGCGCGACGGGCTGATCGTGCACTGGCCCGCGGGCGGCGCCGAGGCCGGCGGGCTGCGCCACCAGTACGGCCACGTGATCGACGTGCTGCCGACGATCCTCGACTGCGCGGGCATTCCCGCACCCCACAGCGTGGACGGTGTGCAGCAGCAACCGATCGAGGGCGTCAGCCTGCGCGAGACGATCACCGATGCCGCCGCGCCCGAACGGCACCACACGCAGTACTACGAGATGTGCGGCAACCGCGGGATCTACCACGAGGGCTGGACCGCGGTCACGCGCCACGGCGTGCCGTGGGAGATGGTGGCGACGAAGCGGCGGGCGTTCTCCGACGACGTCTGGGAGCTCTACGACCTCACCCGCGACGCGAGCCAGGCTCACGACCTCGCCGCCGCGCACACCGCGAAACTGCGGGAGCTGCAGGACCTTTTCCTCGTGGAGGCGGCGAAACACCAGGTGTTCCCGCTCGACGACCGCGTCACCGAGCGCGAGAATCCCGTGCTGGCCGGCCGGCTCGACCTACTGGGCGCGCGGACGTCGGTGACCTACCGCGGCGGGATGCGGCGCTTCACCGAGGAGACCACGCCGAACGTCAAGAACCGCTCCCACGTCATCACCGCCGACGTCGACCTGCCCGCCACGCCCGCGTCCGGCGTCGTCATCGCGCAGGGCGGCCGCTTCGGTGGCTGGACGCTGTACTTCGCCGACGGCCGCCCGGTCTACGTCTACAACTACTTCGGCCTCGAGCACTTCACCGCGGCGGCGACCGACCCGCTCGCCCCGGGCCGCCACGAGCTGCGCCTCGAGTTCACCTACGACGGCGGCGGGCCCGGCCTCGGTGGCGAAGCCGTGCTCACCGCCGACGGCGAGAAGCTCGCCGCGGCCCGCGTAGAGCGGACGATCGCGTACTACTTCTCCTTCGACGAGACGCTCGACGTCGGCGTCGACCTCGGCACGCCGGTGTCCGACGCCTACGCCGCGGGGACCAACGCGTTCACCGGGCTCGTGCACACCGTCCGGATCGACCTCGGCCCGGCCGCCGAAGTCGCGGAATCCGACGGTGGCCTGCAGCGACGGATCATGGGCGCCCAGTGA
- a CDS encoding GntR family transcriptional regulator: MFEFRFESGSGVPPYLQLVRQVEHAVRLGELKRGDRLPTVKEVARQLVINPNTVQKAYRELDHRGIVRGRPGMGTFVARDDPAGVSPERQAQLRAGFERWINEARGSGLTVADVEALVSSVLLRIGKRSGKENE, from the coding sequence GTGTTCGAGTTCCGGTTCGAGAGTGGTTCGGGTGTGCCGCCGTACCTGCAGCTGGTGCGGCAGGTCGAGCACGCCGTGCGGCTCGGTGAGCTCAAGCGGGGCGACCGGCTGCCGACGGTCAAGGAGGTCGCGCGCCAGCTCGTGATCAACCCGAACACCGTGCAGAAGGCGTATCGCGAGCTGGACCACCGCGGCATCGTGCGCGGCCGGCCCGGGATGGGCACGTTCGTCGCGCGCGACGACCCGGCAGGCGTGTCGCCCGAACGGCAGGCGCAGCTGCGCGCCGGGTTCGAGCGGTGGATCAACGAGGCCCGCGGGTCGGGCCTGACCGTCGCCGACGTCGAGGCCCTCGTCTCGTCCGTGCTCCTGCGCATCGGGAAACGTTCCGGGAAGGAGAACGAGTGA
- a CDS encoding ABC transporter ATP-binding protein, with product MSTAAIATHALGRRYGRTWGLRDCTLEIGEGRVVGLVGPNGAGKSTLLNLLAGLLRPSTGDLELFGRAVKPGAPSDGVAYLDQRHSLYESFRVREMLEAARRLNRRWDHRAALDRVRELDIPLGRRVGELSGGQRAQVALSMALARRPELLVLDEPVASLDPLARRDLMGSLMAAKADHDCTVVLSSHVVSELERLCDHLVVLDHGRVVLSGDVDDLMAEHVRLTGPASTVDEIRSVPLSCERRGDAATMLLRGPRPALPPGWRAEPVSLEDLVLHHLAAGRPKEVAA from the coding sequence GTGAGCACAGCGGCGATCGCGACCCATGCCCTGGGCCGGCGCTACGGTCGCACCTGGGGGCTTCGGGACTGCACACTCGAAATCGGCGAGGGTCGTGTGGTCGGCCTCGTCGGGCCCAACGGTGCGGGGAAGTCGACCCTGCTCAACCTCCTGGCCGGGCTCCTGCGGCCCTCGACCGGGGACCTCGAACTGTTCGGCCGCGCGGTGAAGCCTGGTGCGCCGTCCGACGGCGTCGCCTACCTCGACCAGCGGCATTCGCTCTACGAGTCGTTCCGTGTCCGTGAGATGCTGGAAGCCGCCCGCCGCCTCAACCGGCGCTGGGACCACCGAGCGGCCCTCGATCGCGTGCGCGAGCTGGACATTCCGCTGGGACGCCGCGTCGGTGAGCTCTCCGGCGGCCAGCGGGCGCAGGTGGCGCTGAGCATGGCCCTCGCGCGGCGCCCGGAGCTGCTGGTGCTCGACGAGCCCGTCGCGAGCCTCGACCCGCTCGCCCGCCGCGACCTCATGGGCAGCCTGATGGCGGCGAAGGCCGACCACGACTGCACGGTCGTGCTGTCCTCGCACGTCGTGTCCGAGCTGGAGCGGCTGTGCGACCACCTCGTGGTGCTCGATCACGGCCGGGTCGTGCTGTCCGGCGACGTCGACGACCTCATGGCGGAGCACGTGCGGCTCACCGGTCCGGCGTCCACTGTGGACGAGATCCGGAGCGTCCCGCTGTCCTGCGAACGCCGGGGCGACGCGGCCACGATGCTCCTGCGCGGTCCGCGGCCGGCGCTTCCGCCGGGCTGGCGCGCCGAGCCGGTGTCGCTGGAAGACCTCGTGCTGCACCACCTCGCGGCCGGGCGGCCGAAGGAGGTCGCGGCGTGA
- a CDS encoding cation-translocating P-type ATPase C-terminal domain-containing protein: MVNAPFGFALGFDRETPGLMGLKPRPRGESVLTRPVFVTVGLSGLVVTVGLLLLLSLGQAYFGSAEVATTIAFTAFAMCLIVAAVECRSETGTALTIATFDSKQMNWAMLGEFVLAVLVIKMDVFNKLLGTTDLTLTEFFWALVPAVALLILWEAGKAVARWRKGSGAHRVNRT; encoded by the coding sequence GTGGTGAACGCGCCATTCGGGTTCGCGCTCGGCTTCGACCGCGAAACACCGGGGCTCATGGGGCTGAAACCGCGGCCGCGCGGCGAGTCGGTGCTCACCCGCCCGGTGTTCGTCACCGTCGGGCTCTCCGGGCTGGTCGTGACCGTCGGACTGCTTTTGCTGCTTTCGCTGGGCCAGGCGTACTTCGGCAGCGCCGAGGTCGCCACCACGATCGCGTTCACGGCCTTCGCAATGTGCTTGATCGTGGCGGCGGTCGAATGCCGCAGCGAGACGGGGACCGCACTCACGATCGCCACGTTCGACAGCAAGCAGATGAACTGGGCGATGCTGGGCGAGTTCGTGCTCGCGGTGCTGGTCATCAAGATGGACGTCTTCAACAAGCTGCTGGGCACCACGGACCTGACGCTGACGGAGTTCTTCTGGGCCCTGGTCCCGGCGGTCGCGCTGCTGATCCTGTGGGAGGCCGGCAAGGCCGTGGCGCGGTGGCGGAAGGGGAGCGGCGCGCACCGGGTCAATCGCACGTGA
- a CDS encoding HAD-IC family P-type ATPase has product MSLVAMVDPPREQSKAAVASAQAAHIRVRMVTGDDVTTGAAIAKQLGIPGDAVLGSEFADLPEAERLSRIDDIGIVGRVSPEHKVILADTLKKKGDVVAMTGDGVNDAPAIKAADLGIAMGSGTDVAKNASRMILSDDNFATIVFAVEQGRKIYDNLTKYIRFVLVLLVVFVLTFLGAPCSTSPPGSRSRRRRSCGSTSW; this is encoded by the coding sequence ATGAGCCTGGTCGCGATGGTCGACCCGCCGCGGGAGCAGTCCAAGGCGGCGGTAGCCAGCGCGCAGGCGGCCCACATCCGGGTGCGCATGGTGACCGGCGACGACGTCACCACCGGTGCGGCGATCGCGAAGCAGCTCGGCATCCCGGGTGACGCGGTCCTGGGCTCGGAGTTCGCGGACCTGCCCGAGGCCGAACGGTTGTCCCGCATCGATGACATCGGCATCGTGGGACGCGTTTCCCCGGAACACAAGGTGATCCTGGCCGACACGCTCAAGAAGAAAGGCGACGTCGTCGCGATGACCGGCGACGGCGTGAACGACGCGCCGGCCATCAAAGCGGCGGACCTCGGGATCGCGATGGGCAGCGGCACCGACGTCGCGAAAAACGCGAGCCGGATGATCCTGTCGGACGACAACTTCGCGACGATCGTGTTCGCCGTCGAGCAGGGCCGCAAGATCTACGACAACCTCACGAAGTACATCCGCTTCGTCCTGGTGCTGCTGGTCGTGTTCGTGCTGACGTTCCTGGGCGCCCCCTGTTCAACATCGCCGCCGGGGAGCCGTTCACGCCGGCGCAGGTCCTGTGGATCCACTTCGTGGTGA
- a CDS encoding polyphosphate kinase 2 family protein, whose translation MAGDKRAERIAEFIRPLRVEPGSKVRLSRDFDPAYRGDVLRKKDGRELLAAGVTLLADYQRRLAAQNTYGVLVCLQALDAGGKDGTIRHVMSGVNPQGVRVSGFKVPSSEELDHDYLWRYARRLPARGDIGIFNRSHYEEVLVVRVHPEHLDHQRLPASARRGHVWARRFREINDWEHYLTDNGFKIVKLFLNLSKEEQRARFLRRIDRPDRNWKFSAADARERRFWDDYQRAFSKVLSATSTEWAPWYVIPADRKWFARTCAAAVLAHTLIDIDPQYPTVSDERRDDLLVARAELENEAPEGAPADPYAAAAEKKRQKKKKKKH comes from the coding sequence ATGGCGGGCGATAAGCGGGCCGAGCGGATCGCGGAGTTCATCAGGCCGCTGCGCGTCGAGCCGGGGTCGAAGGTCCGTCTCTCCCGGGACTTCGACCCGGCCTACCGAGGTGACGTGCTGCGCAAGAAGGACGGCCGCGAGCTGCTCGCGGCGGGAGTCACCCTGCTGGCGGACTACCAGCGGCGCCTGGCCGCCCAGAACACCTACGGCGTGCTGGTCTGCCTGCAGGCATTGGACGCCGGGGGCAAGGACGGCACGATCCGGCACGTGATGAGCGGCGTGAACCCGCAGGGCGTGCGGGTGAGCGGGTTCAAGGTGCCCTCGTCCGAGGAGCTGGACCACGACTACCTGTGGCGCTACGCGCGCCGGCTCCCCGCGCGCGGGGACATCGGGATCTTCAACCGGTCGCACTACGAGGAGGTGCTCGTGGTGCGCGTGCACCCGGAGCACCTGGACCACCAGCGGCTGCCCGCGTCGGCCCGGCGCGGGCACGTGTGGGCGCGCCGGTTCCGCGAGATCAACGACTGGGAACACTATCTGACCGACAACGGGTTCAAGATCGTGAAGCTGTTCCTCAATCTCTCGAAGGAAGAACAGCGCGCCCGGTTCCTCAGGCGGATCGACCGGCCCGACCGCAACTGGAAGTTCTCCGCGGCCGACGCCCGCGAACGCCGGTTCTGGGACGACTACCAGCGCGCGTTCTCCAAGGTGCTCTCGGCGACCAGCACGGAGTGGGCCCCGTGGTACGTGATCCCGGCCGACCGCAAATGGTTCGCCCGCACGTGCGCGGCCGCCGTCCTGGCGCACACCCTGATCGACATCGACCCCCAGTACCCCACGGTGAGCGACGAGCGGCGCGACGACCTCCTCGTCGCACGCGCGGAGCTGGAAAACGAAGCACCCGAAGGCGCGCCGGCCGACCCGTACGCGGCCGCCGCCGAGAAGAAGCGGCAGAAGAAGAAGAAAAAGAAGCACTGA
- a CDS encoding 3,4-dihydroxy-2-butanone-4-phosphate synthase, producing MTLSPARELVAASGVTDAAAALARGEIVLVAGEAGAALVAAAGLVTGETARFLAAHGGPVGCALPGTWLDRLRIPAMVPGSDVHVGVGHGSPARTLRALADPATRREDFRVPGPVFPTRTRELGVLERPGLAEAAVDLARIAGREPVAAFVELDAAADGLLWVTVSEVAAYRRARERLVERAADARLPLAYGGFRALGYRDLVDGGEHVALVHGEPGRGSVVRVHMECPAGDAFGARHCGCAQAVRDSLDEITRAGSGVLVYVRGRRSLWSTLTGHRVPDGRTDHVAGQILRDLGVDD from the coding sequence GTGACACTGTCACCGGCCCGGGAGCTGGTCGCGGCGAGCGGCGTCACGGACGCCGCCGCGGCCTTGGCCCGGGGAGAGATCGTGCTGGTCGCGGGCGAAGCGGGGGCGGCGCTGGTCGCCGCCGCCGGGCTCGTGACCGGCGAGACGGCGCGGTTCCTGGCCGCCCACGGCGGGCCGGTCGGCTGCGCGCTGCCCGGCACGTGGCTCGACCGGCTGCGGATCCCGGCGATGGTGCCCGGCTCCGACGTCCACGTCGGGGTGGGGCACGGGTCGCCGGCCCGCACACTGCGCGCGCTGGCCGATCCCGCGACGCGGCGCGAGGACTTCCGCGTGCCGGGGCCCGTGTTCCCCACCCGCACCCGCGAGCTCGGCGTGCTCGAACGCCCCGGCCTCGCCGAGGCGGCCGTGGACCTGGCCCGGATCGCGGGCCGCGAACCCGTCGCGGCCTTCGTGGAGCTCGATGCCGCGGCCGACGGCCTGCTATGGGTGACCGTCAGCGAAGTGGCGGCGTACCGGCGGGCGCGCGAACGGCTCGTCGAACGCGCCGCGGATGCGCGGCTTCCCTTGGCGTACGGCGGTTTCCGGGCGCTCGGGTACCGCGACCTCGTCGACGGCGGGGAGCACGTCGCCCTCGTGCACGGCGAACCGGGGCGCGGCTCGGTGGTGCGCGTCCACATGGAGTGCCCTGCCGGCGACGCCTTCGGCGCCCGGCACTGCGGGTGCGCGCAGGCCGTGCGCGATTCGCTCGACGAGATCACCCGCGCCGGATCGGGCGTGCTGGTCTACGTCCGCGGCCGCCGATCACTGTGGTCCACGCTCACCGGTCACCGGGTGCCGGACGGCCGGACGGACCACGTGGCGGGCCAGATCCTGCGCGACCTCGGTGTGGACGACTGA
- a CDS encoding NADPH-dependent FMN reductase: MTVVPITGGDPVRVLGIGGTLRPGSTSERALRHALAAAEAEGAETELITAAELTLPMYDPGVAPLTGEAVRLLEAVRRADALVLSVPGYHGGISGLLKNALDHLQELADDPVPYLDGKAVGCVVATGGWQAGVTTLTSLRSTVHALRGWPTPLGVVVNSATKPFDAAGGIADAKVGDQLATVGRQVCGFARLWSAA, encoded by the coding sequence ATGACCGTTGTCCCGATCACCGGGGGAGACCCCGTGCGCGTGCTGGGAATCGGCGGCACGCTGCGGCCGGGTTCGACGTCGGAGCGCGCGCTGCGGCACGCGCTCGCGGCGGCCGAGGCCGAGGGCGCCGAGACCGAGCTGATCACCGCCGCGGAGCTGACATTGCCGATGTACGACCCGGGTGTGGCCCCGCTGACCGGCGAGGCCGTGCGGCTGCTCGAAGCCGTCCGGCGCGCCGACGCCCTCGTGCTGTCCGTGCCCGGCTACCACGGCGGGATCTCCGGGCTGCTCAAGAACGCGCTCGACCACCTGCAGGAACTCGCCGACGACCCGGTGCCCTACCTCGACGGGAAGGCCGTGGGCTGCGTCGTCGCGACGGGCGGCTGGCAGGCCGGGGTCACCACGCTGACGTCACTGCGCTCGACGGTCCACGCCTTGCGGGGCTGGCCGACGCCGCTGGGGGTCGTGGTGAACTCGGCGACCAAGCCGTTCGACGCTGCGGGCGGGATCGCCGACGCGAAGGTCGGCGACCAGCTGGCCACGGTGGGCCGGCAGGTGTGCGGGTTCGCGCGGCTGTGGAGTGCCGCGTGA